cattttatagaaggggacagagagattaagtaatgtGTCCAAGGTCTCACACCTCCTAAATGGAGCTTGTCTGGTTTTTACCTAATAAGCTTCATTGCCTCCTTAAGCAGCTGTGGCCATGGGAGGGCAGGAGAGGGTACAATGGATTGTTCTGAGAGGTAAAAGAGCAGAGTGTGTGTTACAGTTTCACAAGGCTGGACCTTGAAGACTGATCCCTAAGCTGTGGCcccttttgctttaaaaattctttaatttgAAATTACTTCTTATGGCCAAAATACAAGAAATCCAGGCTTGTTTGTAATAGCCTAATAGTCACACTGGAGGGGATATGATTTTGGTTTTTTTATTCCAAAGCTATATTCAGGAATTTATACTATCCAGCCCAGGAGAGAGAAGCCTAATTTACAGTAGGCCCCTTTAATCATGCAGGATGCAGTGGCACCAGAGAATTATATACATTGAGGTCTGTTTGGGGATAAAGAGAAGATAAACTGGTAGAAACAGATTGGCCTTATAGAAGTCTTTCCTTCCTAAAAAGGGTGGTTCAATAGTTAGTGGTTTAAATATTTCCTTGGTATTTGTTTCCCAGCctctaaaaatggatcaaaacaTGTCTTAAGATTTTTAAGCTTTAAAAAATTCCCCCAGGACTCTATGAAACCTCTTGTTTAGTCTTGCTTTCATTTAAATATCTATAATCAACAACAATTTTTTAGGGTCTGTTGTACATGCAGAAGGAACATTTTGTGAAGGCTTCTTGCTTCCCATTGTAGTGAGAGcactttattcttttcaaagtgtttttgtgTACACTCTCTAATTGGATTTTCCCTGTCTTCCTGGGGTGGGACCTCACTTTGAAATGAGGAACTAAATGAGAGACAGAGCAGTCAAGCAACTTGCCCAACTGGTATCTCACTGAggtctttaaataaaaataccttTGGTTTAGTTTAatgtatgtttacatttttatttttgctttttgctttttccttttgtaGAGTTTAACAAAAGACTTGGGAGGCAATGCAAAATGCTCAGACTTCACAGAGGAAATCTGTCGCCGAGTAAAAGATTTAGATTAATGCTTCTACAGATGGAATTCCCATCAATCACTCCCAAGGGACATCACATAAACCTATATTTAGAACACCTACCATATGTATGTATTTGGTTTGCTTGTTCCTTGACAATGTCAATTTTTAGATCTGGCCTTTTCTTAACAAAATCTGTGCAAAGGATGCAGGTGATGTCCCTAGGCCTGCTTTCAAAGGACTTTTTCCAAgtgcttgttttatttattaaatgtctgTCTGGGAAACGTTTTTTGTAAGTTTTAAGTAGATGGTATCATTTGCCATTGATAACCATTTTACACTTTGGTTAAAACAGtttttcctcagctgtaaatATCATGATAcagaattaataagaaaaaacatctaattttttaaagaaaaactctgttttccttggtttatgaaaaacataatggaaataaaacaatactGACATAATAGCACAAGATGATATTCTTATAAAGCTAAATGGGCACAAGAGAAATTTCCTGGCACAGTTCACATCAAAAACAGTGAATATGGTATTTTTCTTAGTGAtgtgaaaaataaagacagattATCCTTTACATGAATTACTGAGTATGAATAAAGACTTCAGATCCAAGAAATATATGAGAgatgtaatttttgttttattaacaaTATATTATTTAGATATATTGTTAACAATATATCATAACAATATCTAAACAATATATTATTTAGATAATATATTGGGTACAAACACACAAGCACATTGTGTGCTCAAATTATATTATTATCTTAAGATGTAATATTCTTTTTGAGAGttttaaatgaaacaaacatGTACTTCTTTTGAATTGGACACACACTGAGCATCTTGAGTAACACACACCTTGAGCCACTGTCCTGAAATCTCTGCGTTTGGCCATGGGAGCTGGTGGGTGTGTCTGTTTACTCTTGGGCAGTGTGCATAGCTGTCTGGAAATGAGCCACCCTCCAGCTGATAACTGCTGGGGGTGAGATTGCTGAAGGGCTTGATCACATACATTTTGGCTGCAGTTGAGGAACTTGGGATGTTGGctgttaattttatattttggcaTCTGCTCCTTCCACTTCCCCAAAGCACCAAATCACTGACTCCTGCCTCAACACACCAGTAAGAGAGGAGACTGCAGATTCTAGAGTGGACTCAATCTGAATTGATTTACACAAATTGTGTCAAACTGGGGCTTGGGCTCAGCTTTCGACCTTTAGGAACCTAACCCCAGCCCCCGCCCCAACACCAAGTTTCTtagcatgattttttttactCTTCAGCCCTAAGTCGCCACTTTCAGGATCCCTTTGGCTCCACACCAAAGGTAACTTGTCCTCCCTTGGCCCTTGTGTAACATCAAAAATTGGTGACATTACATAATGCACCCAGGTTACAAGAGAATTTCTTAACGACTGTCTCCATCCGGGTCCTTTTTTAAGCTTATATCCAGACTTATAatcttctgttttgctttgtttaagCTGATGCTTCCTCTATTTTATTGGATTGTTCTAAGTATCAGTGACTCTTGGATTCATACTAATAAAGAATTCCAAAACTGGTTGAGATGTAAGCTTTCTCTACCTGTTTCTCATTCAGATACTGTAGGTCGTTTTGGCTCAGCTTGCTCCTAAGAATGGGCTGCTTAAGGTTTTCACAGGGGTGGTGTGGTGGTGAGAGGCTAACGCGGGAGTTGGCTGCCCTTAAGAAAATGCTCCACTCACCACCCCACCCAAGCCCCGCCTGTAACTTTGCTAATTCTAGGGCAGTAATGATCGCTTGGTGCCAACTGCACACAGTCCCATTCTACTTAACCCACTACTCTCTGGACTCAATTGACAGAAAATTCAGGTATTTGTTGACAGTTCTGTTaaaaggtttaatattcaaattGCACATTAAATACAGTCAATTAGACAGCAGCAGTTTTGTTAAGCGAGTCAGTTGGCATGGGCATGGTTGAGGTGTACCTGGGGATGGAACGATAGGGTTGGCCGTGTCCAACATGATGCCAGGTAAGTGAGGCCGTTAGGTGAGTTACAACTGTTGGCTCTCCTTGCAGCATGCACTAGCAATACAAGCCCTCTTCTCCCCATCTCCACCTCCACACCGCCTGCTTCTGGCTTGCCTGTATGTGAGCTAGAAGCTTGTTAACGCTACCAAAAATTATCAACCCTTTAGTTCTGGCAAATGTAGGTACCAGTTCTGTGCCCTGATCTGCAGAGAATCTGGAGTTCAGAAAAGTGCTCCAAAAGGCCTGCCATCTATTCAGTAGAAACTGTGGAAGTACGGCCCTGGATTACTTGTTTTGCTCTTGGTAAAAGGAatcaattatatctttgtacttgTCCAGAACTATGAGCCGTTTCAGTTTCATTGTGGGACCTAaaagagaaattggaagaaaTGAGTGAGGCCTGGGGTCTGAGAAATCTGAGAAGGTGATTGGTAAAGACCCTGTCCTACTGAGTCCAGAATTAAGCCAGACCCCAGGCCTGCAATGCTCTCCACCCCTATATTCACATGCATGTGTGGTCTCCTCCCACAGTATATCCGGGCTGCTCTGTGTGACCAACAATATGGCCGAAGTGACGGTATGTTACTCCGAGAAGAGGTGATAAAAGACTGGTTTCTGTCATGggcctctctgtttctttttctctcagatAATTCTTTCAGGGCAAGCCAGCTGCCATATTGTGAGGCCATGGAGGCATCCTTTGGAAAGGTCCACTGGCAAAGAACTGAGGTCTCCAACCAGCAGAGAATGGAGGCCTGCCAACCACCACACGAGTGAGCTTGGAGCACACCCTCCAGCTCCCAGATGCCTGCCACCCCAGCTCATATCTTGACTAACCTCATGAGAACCCTGAGCCAGAATCGTAGAAACTGAGATAATAAGAGTTTTAAGCTACTAGGCCTTCGGGTAATTTGTTACcagcagtagataactaataGACAAATCATCTCTGCATTTCAGTGCAATTTCACAGATGGATGTTTTGCTTCAATTGATAATCATGGGGCTAGGGAAGGGCTCTGCCACTGTCTTTATGGAGAAATTGTTCCGAAATCACTTTTCTTGGCCTTGGTTCCCCCATCTAAAGCAAGGTTGAGAGGACTCTGATTTGAGGTCCTGGATAGCTTAAAGTCCTTTTTGTGCCTAATTAGCACTTGGTTGTGTAACTGGAGATATCAAAGTCATTTATATTAAATACTTAGAAAGGACGTGTTCCATCTGGTTGACCTTCCATTCAATCTGAAATCACCAGCCAACCAGACAAGCTCAAGGGTTCTGAATGCATCTCAGCATTTCTGTGGAGAGTTGCATTTGGGTTCAGCTTTGATGAACCCAGATGTGCCATGAATACCCCAAGATGATACAGCCAAGAGCAACCTCATCCAGCTCACCCAGTTGATGCTATACCAGAGGTCTTTTTTTGATTCTGTAGACCATGGTTCAAGGCAGCTTCATTCTCTTTACCTGTCACATGAGCTGACTTCATGAAAGTCTACAGTAGGGGTAGAACTTTTTATGATTTgtcaaaatattaagaaaaaaaaaagtctacagtAGTCTCAGCCCTGGGCGCAGGTGACTCTGGCCCAAACACTAGCAGGGCCTTGGTATTTGCCTGATGGTCCCATTGTGATTTCAGGGGAAAATGGTCCCACAGTCAAGGCAAAGAGAAATGTCATTTGTCCTAATTCATAAATCCCAGCACATATTTTGTACAATTGACAGGTTCTATATACAACCATAAGCCCATGCAGGAAGCAATCAATGTCCTCCCTTAGGAAAGAAGTGAGTGTCACTAAAAGTGCTGTCAGTGACTTTCTGCTGGCCATGCTGCCCCATTTAACATTTAACCTCCCAGATACTCCCAGCCCCTggaacagcaaaaagaaaaaaacctaccCAGCTCTCCACCTGAAATGGAGAAGTCCCTTTCTAGAATGGCCCACTTCTGGATGTGGTAGGGTCGGGCGGCTGCGTTCAGGTTGACCCTCTGGATCCCGTCTTCAATGGCCTGATACACGGCCTCATCCTTCTTCTCCACGATCTCGGAGACCGTGGTGGCTTTGCTGCCCACCCTCTGGCAGAACTCCAGGGCTTGTTCAGTCAGATTATTGGTGGGTTCAGAGGTGTCTGGGTCCAGAGTGCACTGAAAATCCAGAGATCAGATCAGGACCAAGTTTCAATCTACAAGACCCAGCCCTATCCTTTGAGGAAGTCTGATTGCTAATGTCAAGGATATGAAGCACTGGGAACTCTGTTTCAAAGAGACAGTTCTAGAATGGATAGATGTACTGAGTAGGAAGTGTTGGGCCCTGTGGTGTAGAAGGAGCTGTGGCCTGAGAAATAGAACTTGGCCAATGAAGTcgtcatctgtaaaacagggatgacAACTCCCGCCCTGTCTACTATCCTGGGAGACCATGAGTATCTGCTGAGGGGAATGAGAGCAGCAGCATTTTGTAAACTGGAATGTATTGGGACCATGTAAAGGATCATAGCAGCATATTAGTTGTCCCACTGAGGACAGAAGGAATTTCCATGGGCTACGGCTCCCCACCTAGTGTAGGCAGCTTGACTGTGGTTATTCCTGGTTAAAGCCATGGGATCCAGATGTGCCTTGAGCTGAAGGTGGCTTCTGTGCAGGCCACCACCCACCAGCTACTCTGCCAGAGCCAGAGTCCTCCAGACACACCTTCAAGGTGAGCAGCATGGACAGGAACTTCCTCTGGTCTCCGATTAGCATGGCGTTGCTGATGATGGGCAGTTCCATCTTCACAGCCTCCTCGATGGGTACAGGGGGCACATTCTCCCCGCCAGCTGTGATGATTAATTCTGGGGAGGCAAGGCCCCCAGCACAGGCTTTAGGCCAGATGTCTGGCTGAACCAAGATCCAACCCTCAGGCCCAGCCCAGAAAGGCCATCTGATGGAGACTCTGGCTCAGAACCTGGAGATGACCTCTCTCTGGGTACCAAGAAGCAGTGCCAGTTCTGGGCACCTGCTGAGGGATAGTGATGGTCCCCAGAGGACAAATGCCCACCCAGGGCTCCCATAACTCTGCTCATCCTCCAAGACTCTGCTCAGACAGCTTACCCAAGGCTCTCCTCTGCTAGACCAAGTTCCTCAGTGGattcccatcccaccccctgAACAGCCTATGCTCgtctcccctccctgcctttgCTCAATAACAGCCTCCCCTATCACTTCATGGGCTCACCAGGTGCCAGGcgctgtgctaagtgctttacatatagtAAATCATTTAATAGTCACGATAAGCCTGCAAAGAAGTGAGCActcatcattttatagatgaggaaacagaggcagcgagaggttaagtaacctgtcCAAGGTCCAaggctagtaagtggcagagctaagaTCTGGGTTCATGCAGTCCAGTTCCAGAGTCTATGTCCTTACCCACTCTGTGTGGGGCTGCTTTCCTCACCTATGTCTCTCCCCGCTGGAGAGCCCTCTCCCCTTCTTTCCATCTGTCCTACAGACTGCCTGCCTTTCAAGGACCAGCACAGTTTCCTCTAAGAAGCCTCCTCCAACTCTTCCAGTCCACGCTGACCTCTCCCCTCTTTGAGCTTTTCCCAAAGCATCCGTCCATCCATCTTTcagttcattctttcattcaaatatttattgagtgtctattgTCTGAGACCAGTGTGCTAGGCACCCAATGCACTGGTCCTCTGTTCTCTGAACAATGGCTTACTTCCAGGCCAGAGGGTAATAAATGGTTATTGAGTAAATGCATCTTGACTGATTTTAATTAGATGGCATTCCTGTTCCCTCCGATTCTATCTAATTCAATGAAGATTAGTTGGTCATGTTCTGTGCAGAGATTCTGTGCTGGACATCAGGGACAGGCTAGAACACGATGGTCCTTGGCTGCAAGGAGCACACAACATAGGGGGTTGGGGACAAAGGGATGCATGGGGGCTGTAGTGGCCAGTATGAATGTGGCTTTGGAAGGCAAAGGGTATAACATATGCAGAAGCACAAAGGCCTTTAGGGAGCTGGAGAGAGAGCAGGACCAATCGCATGGAAACCCAGCGCTGGCTGAGGGGCTGGACTGCAGGTTAGTGGGAATCACTTTTAGTCTCAAAGTTTCAGGAAACTCTGGTGATGGGGTGAAGAGTGGTTAAGGGAGCAAGCTGGTCAGAGAGGAAACCATTACAGGAGTTCAGGTAATCAGGGCTCATCCAGGGCATCTGAAGTTGGATGGAGAGGAAATACCTTCTACATATACATCTTGTCATTACTACCCATTTTCTTTTGTCCACCTTACCACCATTCTTACCAGCATCTTTTACAATTAGTAGAATAACATTCATTCATGATCAGGAACAAAACATGGAtgaccagtgtgccagtttgtatatttatgccccccagaaaaagccctaTTCTTTAacgcattcttgtgggggcagatatagtagtgtggattgggttggaacctgttggttcagtgtctgtggagatgtgacccacccaactgtagttgataactctgattggataatttccatggaggtgtggccccacccactcagcgtgggccttgtttagtttactggagcacttataagctcagacagaaggagctcatagtgaactggagctgagacagacgttTTGCAGATGGCCGtaggaagctgatgcagacatttcggagaacgccattttgaaacgcaatctgggagtgagcagatgccagccacatgccttcccagctaacagaggttttctggatgccaatggcctttctccagtgaaggtaccctttgttgatggacactttatggccttaagactgtaactttgtaaccaaataaactccgttttataaaagccaatccatttcttgtgtttgcattccagcagcattagcaaactagaacgacCAGCAACACCAGTTCTATTCAACACTGTTCTGGTTGTCCTAACTATTGTAACAAGGCAAGAAAAAATTCAtaaggattggaaaggaagaaataaaactgttgttATTTGCAGATGGCCTGTGTCCATAGACAATTCAAAAGAATCTACAAAAtactagaattaataagtgaatttagcaaggtcagGGTACAAggtccatatacaaaaatcaaccacATTGCTAAATACCagcaacaaacagaaaaccaaaaatttTACATAACGCTATTCacgtaaaaaataaaatacattagagTAAATCTAGGAAAAGATGTGCAAAATCTCTGCActaaaaacagagaaattaaagaagacctaaaaaagtGGTTGGATATCCCGTTTATGGTTGGAGGATTCAATATTGCAAAGATGTACATTCTCAACAAATTAATCATAAAAATTCAATCAAATCCCAATCCCAATCTcagccaggtttttttttttttaatgagaaaattgacagaatgattctaaaattcatatggaaatgcaaatggccaagaagagCCTAGGTTGTCTCAAAGATAAAACACCAAAGCTATGGGACTTAATACCACCTGTTATCAAGCCCTATCACAAAGCTTCAGAAATGAAGACCCTGGGGTACTGGTGCAAGGATTGGCAAGTAAAGCAATGAAACAGAGTAGAGTCCAAAGACAGACCCCCTCATGGACAGTCACTTGGTTGATGACAAAGGCAATGGGGAAAGGGAAACGGGGCAGTGGAGCAAGTCATGCTGGGTCAGTTGGATATGCATATGGTGAAAATGTATCTGGACTCCCAACCTCTCGCTATACTAAAAGAAGGACCAACTCTGgttgcttgtttttttcttctgactACTATTTCTCCCCTTGCGACGTTCCGGGTCCATGGAGAGCCGCGGGCATCAGCAACTGCCGTTTCCAGGGAGAGCACTAGGCGGCGCACCAGGCACATCCAAGCAGCCCGGAGGTTCCATCAGGGGGTCTCTCCGCCCCCCTGTCCCGCTCTGAGCCCGGACCTTGAGCGAGGGGATGGGATCACGGGCCTACAAATCTCAGTTCCCAAAGGCCAGGGTGGCTTGCCCCTGCCGTGGCGCCGGCCGAGGACGCCCAGACTCTGCCCGCCCCCGGAGCCGCCGTGGGCAAGAAGTTTGAATTCCTGCTCCGTCGTGCACCTTACTGCCTGATGTACGaaaattcatttactttctcACAGAGCTTCAGCTTGGAATTCTCACATGGATACCGCGGGTATTCTCCTTCCTCAGGCAAAGCAAGCATCCTTTCTTGGAAGAATTCCCAACTGCCCCGGGAAAGCCAAGTTCTAGGTGGGAAATTTCTTTGAAgtctcattttgtatttttaattttatatccaACTTGTGTTCTACTCCACTTCACATCCGTGTTCGCGTATAAAAATACATAGTATGTATGCCCTCAAATCTTCCGGAAAGACTGGCCTCTTTTTCTAGGGATGTTGAACCCCAGCTCCACCATTTACCTGCTGGGTGACCCTAggtaagttgcttaacctctctggtgTCTTCATCAATTAATTGGGGTAATAACAGTATGCCCTACAGAAGAGTATTGCATAAAATGATGTCAGCAAAGGTGCTTGACACTTAACTTACTCAATATTTAACAGTGGGTTTAAGCAGTGGTAGTAGCCTGTTAGTCTTCCGCGCCCCACTGCAGCCTCGAACCCCTGCGGCCCCATGGGGCGCGCTCACCTTTGAGGCGGCCGGTGATGTAGAGGAAGCCGTCGGCGTCCAGGCGGCCGGTGTCGCCCGTGTGCAGCCAGCCGTCCGCATCGATGGCCTCCCGCGTCTTGTCCTCCTTGTTGAGGTAGCCCATGAAGATGGTGCGGCCCCACAGGCAGATCTCGCCGGTGCCATCCTCATCCTGGTTCAGCAGCTTCATGCGGCAGCCTGGCACCACCTTGCCTGAGCTAGGAGCGGGGAGCGGGGAAGCTGGTCAGGGGGGAGCTTTCACTGGTGGCCAGAGGTGTCCCTGGAACACCTTCTGTATTTTAGTAGAGGACTTGGGACTGAAAAGTAGGGTCGTTAAAAGCTTTTTAGGTGAGCAAGtgagtgactgaatgaatgaatgaaatgctaATGGTGGAAATGCAAGCACTGTGATGGGGTTACAGGGAGGAGAGGGATTTAAGCACAGCAGATTATCCCCAGAGCCGACTGTCCTCTCCCCTCACTAGAAGGCGGGCCCTGttcccccactcccactccagCTGGAACCTGGGCTATCCCCACTGGAGGGAAGGGACAAAGGGAAATCCCTCTATCATGTTCAGGGTGCCTGGTCTGTTAAAACTGCTTGCAACCAGATTCACGCGACATACTAGCAGCAACTGCCCATGCTTTGCATTGAGGCTCCGAGATGCTGGGGACATGGCCATGGTGATATTAGCACTCGGGAGGCCCCAGAGCCCAGTCACTCTGGGCACACTATCAGTGTGGAAAGAGGAAAGGGTCCCCAGGACCCGTTGGCTGTACCCGGGGGTACAGCAACGGCACGTGGGCGTGGGTATGtgccccagccctgggcctcACCTGTAGAGCCGGTAGTTGTGGTGGCTGGACATGAAGTGGGGGCCCGAGGTCTCACTGAGGCCATAGCCCGCGTACAAGCGGATGTTGAGGCCCAGGAAGAAGTGTTGTGTCTCCGCAGTCATGGGGGCCGCTCCGTAGAAGCTCTTCTGACACTTGGCAAAGCCCAGTGCCTGGCGGACCTTAGCTAGCACCAGGTAATCTGCCAGTCTGGTCGTGAAGGGCTTCAGGTCGCTGACAGGAGAGGGAGAACGGTCCACAGAAGAAAGCACTCACACATTCAGAGGGCTGCTGTTAGGGGGTACACACTGGCCCGGCCTCTCCATTTGTCTCTTCTGATGGGTTGGTGCTAACGCCatcattatatattttgaataatggccCTGCCCTTGAACATGCATGAAATCAAATGCAGGTgggcatgcatgtatgtgtgtgcccACCTGTCTTCAGCCAGGAAGGCATGCAAACAGATTCAGCTCTGTGTGGGTGCACAGGCAACAACACAGGAGCATGCAAATTTGCACACACAATAACCCATGTGCAGAGACAAagtatatacacacagacacacttatGCATAATCCCATTTGAGGCCTGTGAATGCTTCATTTGTGCATACCTGCTGTTCATGTCTATGCAAATGAAGCTGTAGGTGCACAGACATGTGTACACATCTCAAGAAACATGATACAACCTCACAGAAATACTGGtaatggaaaatatttctaaattgaaACCAAGCCAGGATTTTCCTCATTAACCATTCCACAGGTCTATGGGAATCAATAAAGCAATCAAACGGGTATGAGGGAGAGATCTGAGTGGCCACCTGGGATGCTCTGGGGAGGCTGGCTGGAAGTGCTAAGCCCCTACCACTGTGGTCCCTTCTCTATGCACCCACTGAGGTCAGGAGACCATGGCAGGAGCTGCTCCCAGGGTGGAGAATTCCACCTCAGAGGAAGCAAGTCAGTCCTCTCCCAGTTGGATCCCAAAGTTGGGGTGACTGCCCCCAGTGGGGCCTGGGAAGCAGATGGGGGCTCAAGCCCAGCCCTTGACAGGACCTCTGCACAGATGTCCCCAGAACTGACAGGCCAACGGGATGGGACAAGCCTGGCCTATCAGGTCCCTGGCGGAGTACTGGGGTTTTGACCCTCACCTGCTGTCTCCCCGGGCCTCTTGCCCCCTGGCCCTCTGTACCTGCCCGGGCAGCTGAGGTTTTGCTCCAAGGTCACGGACATGGCCCACAGCAGCATCTTGCGGCGGATGAAGCCAGACTGGGCCGCCACCTCCTGGATCCGCTCCATGATCTTCTCCCACACCCGCGGCACCCCCATGTGGGATGTGGGCTCCACCTCCCGCAGTGTGTTCACCAGGCTCCCCTGTTCACCGCCAAGGAGAGGGCAGACCTTCTGGTTCAGAGCCAGCCAGAGAGCAGGAGAGCTCTCTCACCAGAATCAGGTGTGCACAAGCCACCACACACACAGATGCTCATACAGGTACACACACACCTGCATGCAACTTGGGACGTATACTGTTGGCTATGTTCTCCACAGCCATCCCTTCATCCTTCTTCTTTGCTAACAGAACCCTGACGTTGTTTAGGTGTCAAGGTTTGTCCAGATGATTCAGCACTGGAGGTGGGGACTCTACATTAGCCTAACCCGAATCTGATAATCCCATTCCCCCAAGCAGTGACTGGTTTAGGAATGGACATGTGACCCCATTTGTATGAGTGAAATTTTGGGGGAGTTCCCTAGGGGGCTTCTGGGAAGTTTTCCTTGCTGTTAAAAGTAGGATGGGAAGAATAGATGTAGTTGTATGAGGCGGGGATGCAGGGAGGGGCTGCCCATCTTGTGAACCTGCCGTGGGACGGCCCGCCTCGATGGTGTCGCCAACTCACTGAACTGCTCTGACTCAACTTTCCTTTACGTAATGTCATCACTTTCCCTTCCTGTTTGCTCA
The Choloepus didactylus isolate mChoDid1 chromosome 4, mChoDid1.pri, whole genome shotgun sequence DNA segment above includes these coding regions:
- the ACSBG1 gene encoding long-chain-fatty-acid--CoA ligase ACSBG1 — protein: MPHSSGAGCSCPPGVPSMPDSGETPQDSRQDASVGTTQENLGTSSLTDRQTLSKESLSHAFEHSSVAKAKDAQLEYPGEALWTTQADGRVRLRVDPSCSQLPYTVHRMFYEALDKYGDLNALGFKRQGKWEHISYSQYYLLARKAAKGFLKLGLERAHSVAILSFNSPEWFFSAVGTVFAGGIVTGIYTTSSPEACQYIAYDCCANIIMVDTQKQLEKILKIWKNLPHLKAVVIYGEPPPKKMANVYTMEEFMELGNEQPEEALDTIINAQQPNQCCVLVYTSGTTGNPKGVMLSQDNITWTARYGSQAGDIQPAEVLQEVVVSYLPLSHIAAQIYDLWTGIQWGAQVCFAEPDALKGSLVNTLREVEPTSHMGVPRVWEKIMERIQEVAAQSGFIRRKMLLWAMSVTLEQNLSCPGSDLKPFTTRLADYLVLAKVRQALGFAKCQKSFYGAAPMTAETQHFFLGLNIRLYAGYGLSETSGPHFMSSHHNYRLYSSGKVVPGCRMKLLNQDEDGTGEICLWGRTIFMGYLNKEDKTREAIDADGWLHTGDTGRLDADGFLYITGRLKELIITAGGENVPPVPIEEAVKMELPIISNAMLIGDQRKFLSMLLTLKCTLDPDTSEPTNNLTEQALEFCQRVGSKATTVSEIVEKKDEAVYQAIEDGIQRVNLNAAARPYHIQKWAILERDFSISGGELGPTMKLKRLIVLDKYKDIIDSFYQEQNK